One Peromyscus leucopus breed LL Stock chromosome 4, UCI_PerLeu_2.1, whole genome shotgun sequence genomic region harbors:
- the St6galnac4 gene encoding alpha-N-acetyl-neuraminyl-2,3-beta-galactosyl-1,3-N-acetyl-galactosaminide alpha-2,6-sialyltransferase isoform X1 yields the protein MSLSPGMRLHDVKVQGRLLLLILCTLAFSAVYIFLCCWACLPLCPATCLDRRRLPVAPRPTVPGPLHFSGYSSVPDGKPLVREPCHSCAVVSSSGQMLGSGLGAQIDGAECVLRMNQAPTVGFEEDVGRRSTLRVISHTSVPLLLRNYSHYFQQAQDTLYVVWGQGRHMDRMLGGRTYRTLLQLTRMYPGLRVYTFTERMMAYCDQIFQEETGKNRRQSGSFLSTGWFTMILALELCEEIVVYGMVSDSYCSEKSPPSVPYHYFERGRLDECQMYLLHERAPRSAHRFITEKAVFSRWAKKRPIVFAHPSWRAE from the exons ATGTCACTCAGTCCGGGGATGAGACTGCATGATGTGAAGGTTCAG GGTCGCCTTCTGCTCCTCATACTGTGCACCTTGGCATTCTCCGCTGTCTACATCTTCCTGTgctgctgggcctgcctgcccCTCTGCCCGGCAACCTGCCTGGACCGCCGCCGCCTCCCTGTGGCACCCAGACCCACTGTGCCAGGGCCCCTGCACTTCAGTGGCTACAGCAGTGTGCCAGACGGAAAG CCCCTTGTCCGAGAGCCTTGCCACAGCTGTGCAGTGGTGTCCAGCTCTGGCCAGATGCTGGGTTCAGGCCTGGGCGCCCAGATCGATGGTGCTGAGTGTGTGCTGCGCATGAACCAGGCGCCCACCGTGGGCTTTGAGGAGGACGTGGGCCGGCGCAGCACCCTGCGCGTGATCTCGCACACAAGTGTGCCCTTGCTTCTGCGCAACTACTCACACTATTTCCAGCAGGCCCAGGACACGCTGTACGTGGTGTGGGGCCAGGGCAGGCACATGGACCGGATGCTGGGCGGCCGCACCTACCGCACCTTGCTGCAGCTCACCAGGATGTACCCCGGCCTGCGGGTGTACACCTTCACTGAACGCATGATGGCCTACTGTGACCAGATCTTCCAGGAGGAGACGGGCAAGAACCG GAGGCAGTCAGGCTCCTTCCTCAGCACTGGCTGGTTCACCATGATCCTGGCCCTGGAGCTGTGTGAGGAGATCGTGGTCTACGGGATGGTCAGTGACAGCTACTGCAG TGAGAAGAGCCCTCCCTCCGTGCCTTACCACTACTTTGAGAGGGGCCGGCTGGACGAGTGTCAGATGTACCTTTTGCATGAGAGGGCACCACGGAGCGCCCATCGCTTCATCACCGAGAAGGCCGTGTTCTCCCGCTGGGCCAAGAAACGGCCCATCGTGTTCGCCCACCCCTCCTGGAGGGCCGAGTAG
- the St6galnac4 gene encoding alpha-N-acetyl-neuraminyl-2,3-beta-galactosyl-1,3-N-acetyl-galactosaminide alpha-2,6-sialyltransferase isoform X3 yields the protein MSLSPGMRLHDVKVQGRLLLLILCTLAFSAVYIFLCCWACLPLCPATCLDRRRLPVAPRPTVPGPLHFSGYSSVPDGKPLVREPCHSCAVVSSSGQMLGSGLGAQIDGAECVLRMNQAPTVGFEEDVGRRSTLRVISHTSVPLLLRNYSHYFQQAQDTLYVVWGQGRHMDRMLGGRTYRTLLQLTRMYPGLRVYTFTERMMAYCDQIFQEETGKNREKSPPSVPYHYFERGRLDECQMYLLHERAPRSAHRFITEKAVFSRWAKKRPIVFAHPSWRAE from the exons ATGTCACTCAGTCCGGGGATGAGACTGCATGATGTGAAGGTTCAG GGTCGCCTTCTGCTCCTCATACTGTGCACCTTGGCATTCTCCGCTGTCTACATCTTCCTGTgctgctgggcctgcctgcccCTCTGCCCGGCAACCTGCCTGGACCGCCGCCGCCTCCCTGTGGCACCCAGACCCACTGTGCCAGGGCCCCTGCACTTCAGTGGCTACAGCAGTGTGCCAGACGGAAAG CCCCTTGTCCGAGAGCCTTGCCACAGCTGTGCAGTGGTGTCCAGCTCTGGCCAGATGCTGGGTTCAGGCCTGGGCGCCCAGATCGATGGTGCTGAGTGTGTGCTGCGCATGAACCAGGCGCCCACCGTGGGCTTTGAGGAGGACGTGGGCCGGCGCAGCACCCTGCGCGTGATCTCGCACACAAGTGTGCCCTTGCTTCTGCGCAACTACTCACACTATTTCCAGCAGGCCCAGGACACGCTGTACGTGGTGTGGGGCCAGGGCAGGCACATGGACCGGATGCTGGGCGGCCGCACCTACCGCACCTTGCTGCAGCTCACCAGGATGTACCCCGGCCTGCGGGTGTACACCTTCACTGAACGCATGATGGCCTACTGTGACCAGATCTTCCAGGAGGAGACGGGCAAGAACCG TGAGAAGAGCCCTCCCTCCGTGCCTTACCACTACTTTGAGAGGGGCCGGCTGGACGAGTGTCAGATGTACCTTTTGCATGAGAGGGCACCACGGAGCGCCCATCGCTTCATCACCGAGAAGGCCGTGTTCTCCCGCTGGGCCAAGAAACGGCCCATCGTGTTCGCCCACCCCTCCTGGAGGGCCGAGTAG
- the St6galnac4 gene encoding alpha-N-acetyl-neuraminyl-2,3-beta-galactosyl-1,3-N-acetyl-galactosaminide alpha-2,6-sialyltransferase isoform X2: protein MKARGRLLLLILCTLAFSAVYIFLCCWACLPLCPATCLDRRRLPVAPRPTVPGPLHFSGYSSVPDGKPLVREPCHSCAVVSSSGQMLGSGLGAQIDGAECVLRMNQAPTVGFEEDVGRRSTLRVISHTSVPLLLRNYSHYFQQAQDTLYVVWGQGRHMDRMLGGRTYRTLLQLTRMYPGLRVYTFTERMMAYCDQIFQEETGKNRRQSGSFLSTGWFTMILALELCEEIVVYGMVSDSYCSEKSPPSVPYHYFERGRLDECQMYLLHERAPRSAHRFITEKAVFSRWAKKRPIVFAHPSWRAE from the exons ATGAAGGCCCGG GGTCGCCTTCTGCTCCTCATACTGTGCACCTTGGCATTCTCCGCTGTCTACATCTTCCTGTgctgctgggcctgcctgcccCTCTGCCCGGCAACCTGCCTGGACCGCCGCCGCCTCCCTGTGGCACCCAGACCCACTGTGCCAGGGCCCCTGCACTTCAGTGGCTACAGCAGTGTGCCAGACGGAAAG CCCCTTGTCCGAGAGCCTTGCCACAGCTGTGCAGTGGTGTCCAGCTCTGGCCAGATGCTGGGTTCAGGCCTGGGCGCCCAGATCGATGGTGCTGAGTGTGTGCTGCGCATGAACCAGGCGCCCACCGTGGGCTTTGAGGAGGACGTGGGCCGGCGCAGCACCCTGCGCGTGATCTCGCACACAAGTGTGCCCTTGCTTCTGCGCAACTACTCACACTATTTCCAGCAGGCCCAGGACACGCTGTACGTGGTGTGGGGCCAGGGCAGGCACATGGACCGGATGCTGGGCGGCCGCACCTACCGCACCTTGCTGCAGCTCACCAGGATGTACCCCGGCCTGCGGGTGTACACCTTCACTGAACGCATGATGGCCTACTGTGACCAGATCTTCCAGGAGGAGACGGGCAAGAACCG GAGGCAGTCAGGCTCCTTCCTCAGCACTGGCTGGTTCACCATGATCCTGGCCCTGGAGCTGTGTGAGGAGATCGTGGTCTACGGGATGGTCAGTGACAGCTACTGCAG TGAGAAGAGCCCTCCCTCCGTGCCTTACCACTACTTTGAGAGGGGCCGGCTGGACGAGTGTCAGATGTACCTTTTGCATGAGAGGGCACCACGGAGCGCCCATCGCTTCATCACCGAGAAGGCCGTGTTCTCCCGCTGGGCCAAGAAACGGCCCATCGTGTTCGCCCACCCCTCCTGGAGGGCCGAGTAG